The Chamaesiphon minutus PCC 6605 DNA window TTTAGTCTCTGCTTGACTTGTTTGATGGGTGTTACTCAACAAGCAATGGCAGCTAGTTGGAATAGCTCGATGGTATTGGCTGCTACTTCAGCTCCTGAAGAAGTCATCCGCAACAGTGCCGATAGCAAATTAGGCACGGAATTTGGTAAAAAAATCGATTTAAATAATACTAACGTTCGGGCATTCCGCAAATATCCTGGTCTCTATCCTACCTTGGCACGCAAAGTAGTAGACAACGCTCCTTATAAGAGCGTAGAAGACGTACTGAATATTCCTGGTTTGAGTGAAAAGCAAAAAGAAGCTCTCAACGCCAACCTCGATAAATTCACTT harbors:
- the psbU gene encoding photosystem II complex extrinsic protein PsbU, with amino-acid sequence MKRFARLLVAFSLCLTCLMGVTQQAMAASWNSSMVLAATSAPEEVIRNSADSKLGTEFGKKIDLNNTNVRAFRKYPGLYPTLARKVVDNAPYKSVEDVLNIPGLSEKQKEALNANLDKFTLTSVDDTFTEGGDRYNNGYY